In the Syngnathus scovelli strain Florida chromosome 16, RoL_Ssco_1.2, whole genome shotgun sequence genome, one interval contains:
- the prr12b gene encoding proline-rich protein 12 isoform X2: MERNYSAAGFGDLGSGTGWSYDRSAKASLMYGSAGSSHPDSELLHRQAYGTPHPLQSYATNHHPGGSRQGGAWGGRTLGLSGLFDASLHHSGPSGPDPSVMNLISALDSRGPQPPPSASSLLTQFRTPSWQTAMHTPAPTELFISGALPGSGSFPSSSALSAYQHPGSFSGRSFTPSLSLQDTPTFSPSSNGLLSPHDPLLHIKTSSQSSLGFDRLLSSQSSAYRSSQELAPMAQNHAPPNSSSCHLPPPQFNLLSSQLHNQSSQLYNASMFSSSPALIPTTPPQPLPPHERAIPRQDTVIKHYQRSSPAHSTPLPLQQYLSCGGSMGFQQMPSQHRHAGMSCSSLEEHSPPSDPKPSLQSESQPYQPNIQTPYTSSSSSLASSSLSGSKENKSSASGNSSSNSTSSSSRTSQTPPTASSSASSSSSNPKTSTGTLSAPSRQQPPPQPVPVPPPLPVVPSAQSAPKARLSAYGSPPGSKSSTSLPGQTPPQQQAQSYSPNQPASTHMSQSCASFGSPNPRDISSGAGGNGGKAYTDLGSGGRSFSAEIVFGDSSFSSASHRRAESPSLGYGNAAGATGSGASGVSSLDTGLGSAGSGSGVASAASGGSNSYHLNESSPAPSISSTVPHPGLHSPASARPAQSPGSSGASKYLPSMLSPTFMASSHHMNETHQQPYHSTPPKPKTQSNMLGGERSQEEEDDDFLIQQLLHTQSSTSHSAQHHQASLHRSQLPLSEDADAKGVTYDMNKISEERYHLHSVIRTNSAGTPDPETSISEVTSGLSSQLEISQKKQQQTKSDLPKSTSEGVADSLSHTNHSHQSEHDSLGSVGHYARGDPYTQHPHSHHISHLSPHSQSQQQLSQPPHQSQQNHPHSHPHMELKKASDRTDSSYLCNTPDVRQNQASHQMMNSPPDCPQQTQMLHSVMSRTKMDPQQAQQQHPLSQQDMMGSSRGAGLAGVDSHTQNQSSQLQLQLQNQSLDTRYSLGTPREQSRINQNSTLDMMDQRLSQSRSRDGGGSLSLDRHGIRIGAEGDVVAGERHRQQHSLASHHHPQQTELHGFLSEPDMGLPSTSHFHHVNQSQSHAHHQHQAHGHHQLSHLAHPQAHRMAANVGTPQQLQQSQPRETENHLSHTQMEPLKQHQYDTVSPGGKTRLNPNQQQEQFTSLTSICFSDSLLNDEDRTFFPGMDDMFCSANYKSSCAGNSVTGQTSQEDVTQARGQEGMDVLKTGDGGQRYGLVGHHGDQGYGQYCHGLSGSGNTNLNLDLDSMKTHDLPSTVNTDQLGLIQTQTPAMGLNPSAQDKMTGSVEVGGGSSNPGMTSAIFCSSRPKKMLKTSSSFHLLKQRREPQTLTKKNYAQEYEFEDDEDKADGPADIRLNSRRLPDLLPDLVSSCRKSSGTPGVGGLSPLMTDMDFCHPSTYSSLGHSQALLPQDGPKKRGRKPTKPKREGPPRPRGRPRIRPLPEPSYCRGLMGSTAGESRRGRGRGRGRGRREEGHVEIHQDMNKARNLPYQHQQQQQQQHFGHAQHLQQHPHEHHGQPLDHHHHLSQHLLHHHVPPSHHPIHHQPQQHNYQQHMQQPAQQLQQDPGSPVKVALLGSAMPPSESLLRTDSLSSTDPALSDGSMGSAPSLGPSPGPSANIDNSRNEINQTRDKMLHENSGEITWKKEIEDPLNPEGWGAMQKLSNSVDEKAFDFKPGFMSSFLDFLKTGKKQPGLQLVDDRCEEESMDTCSSLKGGIRPITPTPPLSPQQPFGEERGGEGVDLALSSCPSPCKPLDDELKENLEALPSFSSDEEDSEPALSPLPPAIPPLVTAMANGEVGMLTYNQLHAPEENHFVSSQSNREEEEESQSETTGEHREEEEGGGGKTTTEEALEELKVKKEERASERQRSEASKVEDSSSGPSLAPAPLSASASVSPSPPTYSSPSPLPPARLSVSAKSPAPIQQDEEVDPSSPPCKQQQQQQQVSYQAAPTAGTSPPPSTSPPAFPSPPLSNLPQSHSIAPPSTTPPPSCSDQDQEPEAGQASPSSSSSSSSPSVSSSAPPSPPTPEEAPASQRLTALHLAKKQADAAIAGESEAEDSESGGEGIFRERDEFVIRTEDIGTLKMALQTGREPPPIWRVQKALLQKFSPEIKDGQRQFCATSNYLGYFGDAKMRYQRLYVKFLENVNKKDYVRVCSRKPWHRTGLTLRRQTLPKQLPTPPRVERDDRDKERPKEKELKDKKERDQREKAEKEQKERERKEKLEREKQEREHRERHRKETETEQHEDNHRAKEQDKAASLKWQSQQREEKDKETTQPEREHKEREKWSRELKEREEHDRKRQEEKDKQGKDRLQAKERVAEKDRQKSEKEKDLARGIAAREVLEVRRGQVQCVKEENRGVDKKMVRHARGKSTLDKTEAPPKKRKKWMKELPSSSSESDSSLPSEDEGPLRVGLNSRAMREMFRSYVEMLVSTALDPDMIQALEDTDDELYLPPMRKIDSLLNEQKKRLLRRVSMSAQHQEALHIFPKMTADPLESGSVKVRLGGEGYNRKTLNRCKRSIPKQQDLKLSMETCRIYSLYHSLHHYKYHTFLHCKKETDSIEQAADDPGQEEVVQQCMANQSWLERLFNSFMELLSLSGKA; the protein is encoded by the exons CCTCATGTACGGCAGTGCCGGCTCATCACACCCCGACTCCGAGCTGCTCCACCGGCAAGCCTATGGTACCCCGCACCCCCTCCAGAGTTATGCAACCAATCACCACCCGGGAGGCTCCAGACAGGGTGGGGCCTGGGGTGGACGCACATTGG GCCTTTCAGGTCTATTTGATGCCAGTCTCCACCACTCGGGCCCCTCGGGTCCCGATCCATCCGTCATGAATCTGATTTCAGCTTTAGATTCCCGTGGTCCACAGCCCCCACCCTCTGCTTCTTCCCTCCTCACGCAATTTCGCACTCCCTCTTGGCAGACTG CAATGCACACACCGGCCCCAACAGAGCTCTTTATTTCAGGAGCTCTTCCGGGTTCCGGCTCCTTCCCCTCCTCTTCAGCCCTTTCCGCATACCAACATCCTGGCTCTTTTTCTGGACGCTCCTTCACTCCTTCATTATCCCTCCAGGACACCCCCACCTTTAGTCCAAGTTCCAATGGTTTGTTGTCCCCTCACGATCCCCTGCTGCACATTAAAACCTCCTCCCAGTCCAGTTTGGGATTTGATCGCCTGCTGTCTTCCCAGAGTAGCGCCTACCGGAGCTCGCAGGAGCTAGCGCCAATGGCGCAGAACCATGCCCCGCCCAACTCCTCCAGTTgccacctcccccctccccaGTTTAACCTCCTGTCATCCCAACTTCACAACCAGTCCTCTCAGCTCTATAATGCCTCCATGTTTTCATCTTCTCCAGCCCTGATACCCACAACCCCTCCACAGCCACTTCCTCCACACGAGAGGGCAATTCCCCGTCAAGATACCGTTATAAAACATTACCAACGTTCCTCCCCGGCTCATTCCACTCCACTCCCACTCCAGCAATATCTCAGTTGCGGCGGCTCAATGGGCTTTCAGCAAATGCCGAGCCAACACCGTCATGCCGGTATGTCCTGTAGTTCCTTAGAGGAGCACAGTCCACCATCAGATCCCAAACCCTCATTACAGTCCGAGTCACAACCGTATCAACCCAATATTCAAACACCCTAcacctcttcttcctccagcTTGGCCTCCTCCTCCTTATCTGGGTCGAAAGAAAACAAGAGCTCCGCAAGTGGCAACTCCTCATCAAATTCAACATCATCTTCATCGCGAACCTCACAGACCCCGCCGACGGCTTCGTCCAGCGCCTCTTCATCATCTTCAAACCCCAAAACAAGCACCGGCACCTTGTCCGCTCCTTCTCGTCAGCAGCCCCCACCTCAACCGGTACCGGTACCACCTCCTTTGCCGGTGGTGCCATCAGCCCAGTCAGCTCCCAAAGCCCGCCTCTCAGCTTACGGTTCTCCACCAGGGTCTAAATCTAGCACAAGTCTACCGGGCCAGACCCCTCCCCAGCAACAAGCCCAATCATACTCGCCTAACCAGCCAGCGTCGACTCACATGTCTCAGTCTTGCGCTAGCTTTGGTTCTCCGAATCCAAGAGACATCAGTTCTGGAGCAGGAGGGAATGGAGGGAAGGCCTACACTGATTTAGGCTCAGGCGGACGCTCATTCTCAGCAGAGATTGTCTTTGGGGATTCAAGCTTTAGTTCAGCTTCTCACAGAAGAGCAGAAAGTCCTTCTTTAGGGTATGGAAATGCTGCGGGAGCAACAGGAAGTGGAGCATCTGGAGTTTCCTCACTTGATACTGGACTTGGATCTGCAGGTTCCGGAAGCGGGGTTGCCAGTGCCGCCAGCGGAGGCAGCAATTCGTACCACTTGAATGAGTCCAGTCCCGCACCTTCTATCAGTTCTACTGTGCCCCACCCCGGGTTGCACTCTCCTGCTTCTGCACGACCCGCACAATCCCCTGGAAGTTCAGGAGCCAGCAAATACCTACCCTCCATGCTCTCACCCACATTCATGGCGTCGTCCCATCACATGAACgaaacacaccaacagccctacCACTCAACTCCGCCCAAACCAAAAACGCAGAGCAACATGCTTGGAGGCGAGCGCTcccaagaggaggaagatgacgatTTCCTCATCCAGCAATTACTCCACACACAAAGTTCAACTTCTCATTCTGCACAGCATCATCAAGCGTCTTTGCACAGATCCCAACTCCCATTATCTGAAGACGCAGACGCTAAGGGGGTGACTTATGACATGAACAAGATCTCCGAGGAGCGTTACCACCTTCACAGTGTCATTCGTACAAATAGCGCTGGCACTCCGGACCCCGAAACATCTATTAGTGAAGTAACAAGTGGGTTGAGTAGTCAATTGGAAATATCACAGAAGAAGCAACAACAGACCAAGTCGGACTTACCGAAATCCACTTCCGAAGGGGTCGCAGACTCTCTTTCCCATACTAACCACTCGCATCAATCAGAACACGACTCCCTGGGTTCTGTTGGTCATTACGCGAGAGGGGACCCCTACACGCAGCACCCGCATTCCCACCATATCTCCCACCTGTCACCCCATTCTCAAAGCCAACAACAGCTCTCTCAACCCCCCCATCAGTCTCAGCAAAACCATCCTCACTCGCATCCTCACATGGAGTTAAAAAAGGCTTCAGATCGGACAGATAGTTCCTACTTGTGCAATACGCCAGATGTGCGACAAAATCAGGCTTCGCACCAGATGATGAACTCGCCGCCGGATTGTCCTCAGCAAACTCAGATGCTGCATTCTGTCATGTCGCGGACTAAAATGGACCCCCAGCAAGCACAGCAGCAACATCCCTTAAGCCAGCAAGATATGATGGGATCATCTCGAGGAGCAGGGCTGGCAGGGGTGGATTCCCATACGCAGAATCAGTCCTCACAGTTGCAACTCCAGCTACAGAATCAGAGTTTGGATACACGCTATAGCCTGGGAACACCGAGAGAGCAAAGCCGAATCAACCAGAACTCCACGCTAGATATGATGGACCAGCGTCTTTCGCAGTCAAGGAGCAGAGATGGTGGAGGCTCTCTGTCTTTAGATAGACACGGCATCAGGATTGGTGCAGAAGGTGACGTTGTTGCTGGGGAAAGGCATAGACAACAGCACAGTCTGGCATCCCACCACCATCCTCAACAAACAGAGCTTCATGGCTTCCTGTCGGAACCAGACATGGGTTTACCCAGCACCTCTCATTTCCACCATGTCAACCAATCTCAGAGCCACGCACACCATCAACACCAAGCGCACGGTCACCATCAACTTTCCCATTTAGCTCATCCGCAGGCACATCGGATGGCAGCAAACGTAGGAACCCCCCAACAACTCCAGCAGTCCCAACCGAGAGAGACGGAAAATCATCTGTCGCACACCCAGATGGAGCCACTTAAGCAACATCAGTATGACACCGTGAGCCCTGGTGGAAAAACAAGACTGAATCCAAATCAGCAACAGGAGCAGTTTACGTCTTTAACGTCAATCTGCTTTTCAGACTCGCTCTTAAATGATGAAGACAGGACTTTCTTTCCAGGAAtggatgacatgttttgctcagCAAACTATAAGTCCAGTTGTGCTGGAAATTCAGTGACCGGACAGACTTCTCAAGAGGACGTCACCCAAGCTCGTGGGCAAGAGGGCATGGATGTCCTAAAAACAGGAGATGGTGGACAACGTTACGGTCTGGTGGGTCATCACGGAGATCAAGGCTACGGACAATATTGTCACGGTCTCTCCGGATCTGGAAATACAAATCTGAATTTAGACCTTGACTCGATGAAGACCCACGATCTGCCCTCAACTGTGAATACCGATCAACTCGGCCTTATCCAGACGCAAACTCCTGCTATGGGATTGAATCCATCTGCTCAAGACAAAATGACTGGATCTGTGGAAGTCGGCGGAGGTTCGAGCAATCCCGGTATGACCTCGGCCATTTTTTGTTCATCTCGACCTAAAAAAATGCTAAAAACCAGCAGCTCCTTTCATTTGCTGAAACAGCGGCGTGAGCCCCAAACCCTTACAAAGAAAAATTATGCGCAAGAGTATGAATTTGAAGACGATGAAGATAAAGCCGACGGTCCGGCCGATATACGTCTGAACAGTCGACGCCTTCCCGATCTTCTCCCTGACTTGGTTTCTAGTTGTCGAAAGTCTAGCGGTACACCCGGAGTCGGCGGGCTCAGTCCGCTGATGACTGACATGGACTTCTGCCACCCGTCCACTTATTCTTCCCTCGGGCATTCTCAAGCACTCCTCCCCCAGGACGGTCCAAAGAAAAGAGGGAGGAAACCGACCAAACCCAAACGTGAAGGCCCTCCTCGCCCTAGAGGAAGACCACGAATACGCCCTCTTCCGGAGCCTTCTTACTGCCGTGGCCTGATGGGATCAACGGCTGGAGAAAGTCGACGGGGTCGCGGGAGGGGGAGAGGTCGAGGTAGGAGGGAGGAAGGACACGTGGAAATTCATCAAGATATGAATAAAGCACGCAACCTCCCGTATCAGcatcaacagcagcagcagcagcagcacttcGGCCACGCGCAGCATCTCCAACAGCATCCACACGAACATCACGGACAACCGctggaccaccaccaccatctctCGCAACATCTCTTGCATCATCAcgtgcccccctcccaccacccGATACATCACCAACCACAGCAACACAATTACCAACAACATATGCAGCAACCGGCCCAACAGCTGCAACAAGATCCAGGCAGCCCTGTCAAG GTCGCTCTCCTGGGTTCCGCCATGCCCCCATCAGAATCGTTGCTGAGGACCGATTCACTGTCCAGCACCGATCCAGCTCTGTCTGACGGATCCATGGGGTCAGCGCCATCACTGGGCCCCAGTCCTGGACCCAGTGCCAATATCGACAACAGCAGAAATGAAATCAATCAGACGCGGGACAAGATGCTTCATGAGAATTCTGGAGAG ATTACGTGGAAGAAAGAAATTGAAGATCCGTTGAACCCCGAAGGCTGGGGCGCTATGCAGAAACTCTCCAATTCT gtcgacgagaaagcATTTGACTTTAAACCTGGCTTCATGTCATCTTTTTTGGACTTCTTGAAGACGGGCAAAAAACAGCCAGGCCTCCAACTGGTAGATGACAGGTGTGAAGAGGAAAGCATGGACACGTGTTCCTCTCTGAAAGGTGGGATCAGACCCATAACTCCCACACCGCCACTATCGCCGCAGCAGCCGTTCGGCGAGGAGAGGGGAGGCGAGGGGGTGGACTTAGCTCTCAGTAGTTGCCCCAGTCCTTGTAAACCTCTGGATGACGAACTGAAAGAGAACCTGGAGGCCCTGCCGTCGTTCTCCTCTGACGAAGAAGACTCG GAGCCCGCGCTCAGCCCCTTGCCTCCCGCCATTCCTCCCCTGGTCACCGCTATGGCTAACGGCGAAGTGGGAATGCTCACGTACAATCAACTTCACGCTCCAGAGGAGAACCATTTCGTCTCCTCACAGTCCAacagagaagaggaagaggagagccaAAGTGAGACGACAGGAGAACacagggaggaggaagaagggggAGGAGGGAAAACTACCACCGAGGAAGCTCTGGAAGAGCTGAAGGTGAAGAAAGAGGAGAGAGCATCTGAAAGGCAGAGGTCAGAGGCTTCCAAAGTTGAAG ATTCCTCATCAGGCCCGTCGCTCGCTCCGGCTCCACTGTCAGCATCAGCCTCTGTTTCTCCTTCACCACCCACCTACTCTTCACCCTCGCCGCTCCCTCCCGCGCGTCTGTCTGTCTCCGCAAAGTCCCCGGCGCCGATCCAGCAGGATGAAGAGGTGGATCCTTCTTCTCCTCCCTgtaaacaacagcagcagcagcagcaggtttCCTACCAAGCAGCTCCAACAGCGGGCACCTCGCCACCCCCCTCCACCTCCCCTCCCGCCTTCCCATCGCCGCCTCTCTCCAACCTTCCTCAGAGCCACTCCATCGCCCCTCCGTCCACCACACCTCCCCCATCGTGCTCTGACCAGGACCAAGAACCCGAAGCTGGGCAggcttccccctcctcctcttcttcgtcttcttcaCCATCCGTTTCTTCATCGGCACCTCCGTCCCCACCCACCCCAGAAGAAGCCCCGGCGTCCCAGCGACTCACCGCCCTGCACCTGGCCAAGAAACAGGCCGACGCTGCCATCGCAGGGGAAAGCGAGGCGGAAGACAGCGAGAGCGGAGGCGAGGGAATCTTCCGCGAACGGGATGAGTTTGTTATCCGAACAGAGGACATCGGGACACTCAAG ATGGCTTTGCAGACGGGTCGGGAGCCGCCGCCAATCTGGAGAGTGCAGAAAGCCTTGCTCCAAAAATTCAGCCCGGAGATCAAGGATGGTCAAAGGCAGTTCTGCGCAACCAGTAAT TATCTGGGTTATTTTGGTGACGCTAAAATGCGATACCAGCGTTTGTATGTGAAGTTCCTGGAGAATGTCAACAAGAAAGACTATGTCCGAGTATGTTCCAGAAAGCCATGGCACAGAACTGGTCTGACTTTGAG GCGCCAAACGCTCCCAAAACAACTGCCCACCCCACCGCGAGTGGAGAGAGACGACAGGGACAAGGAGAGACCCAAAGAGAAGGAGCTGAAGGACAAGAAAGAGCGGGACCAACGGGAGAAAGCGGAGAAGGAGCAAAAGGAACGAGAGCGCAAGGAAAAATTGGAGAGGGAGAAGCAGGAGAGGGAGCACAGAGAAAGGCACAGGAAAGAAACGGAGACTGAGCAACATGAAGACAACCATAGGGCTAAAGAACAAGACAAAGCAGCGTCCCTCAAATGGCAGAGTCAGCAGAGAGAAGAAAAGGACAAGGAGACGACACAACCCGAGCGGGAacacaaagagagagaaaagtgGAGCAGGGAGCTCAAAGAGAGGGAGGAACACGACAGGAAGCGACAAGAGGAAAAGGACAAACAGGGGAAGGATCGCCTTCAAGCCAAAGAGAGAGTCGCCGAAAAGGACAGACAAAAATCTGAGAAAGAAAAGGACTTGGCCAGAGGCATAGCAGCCAGGGAGGTGCTGGAGGTCAGGAGAGGTCAAGTTCAGTGCGTCAAGGAGGAAAACAGAGGAGTTGACAAGAAGATGGTGCGCCACGCCAGAGGCAAGAGCACACTGGACAAGACGGAGGCTCCTcccaagaagaggaagaagtggATGAAGGAGTTgccgtcctcctcctccgaATCGGATTCCTCTCTCCCCAGTGAAGACGAAG GTCCTCTGCGCGTTGGACTCAATAGCCGGGCCATGAGAGAGATGTTTCGGAGCTACGTGGAGATGTTGGTCAGCACGGCGCTGGATCCGGACATGATTCAAGCCCTGGAGGACACCGACG ATGAGTTATACTTGCCACCCATGAGGAAGATTGACAGTCTGCTGaatgagcagaaaaaaagattgTTGAGGAGAGTCAGCATGAGTGCTCAGCACCAG GAGGCTCTTCATATATTTCCTAAAATGACAGCAGACCCGCTGGAATCTGGAAGTGTCAAAGTTCGACTTGGTGGCGAGGGTTACAACCGCAAAACTCTCAACCGTTGCAAGAGGAGCATTCCTAAGCAACAA GATTTGAAGCTCTCCATGGAAACATGTCGTATCTACAGTCTGTATCATTCCCTTCACCACTACAAGTATCACACCTTTCTCCATTGCAAGAAGGAG ACGGACAGCATCGAGCAGGCTGCAGACGACCCGGGCCAGGAGGAGGTGGTGCAGCAGTGCATGGCCAACCAGAGCTGGCTTGAGAGGCTTTTTAATTCCTTCATGGAGTTGCTCAGCCTCAGTGGCAAAGCCTGA